CCGCAAACGATCCGAACCTCGTGCAGGAACTTCAGAAGAAAAATGTCCGGATTGTGGCCATTCCTCCGGAAGACAACCCGTGGTATCTGAATCTCCTGATTTCATGGGGTCCCATTATCGTTCTGGTCCTGTTGTGGGTCTTCTTCATGCGCCAGATGCAGTCCGGCGGAAACAAGGCCATGTCTTTCGGTAAATCGCGGGCGAAACTGATTACCGAGGACAAGCGAAAAATCACCTTTGCCGACGTGGCAGGCGTTGAGGAAGCCAAGGAAGAAGTGGCCGAAATCGTGGAATTTTTGAAGGACCCGACAAAATTCCAGCGCCTTGGTGGACGCATTCCGAAAGGTGTTCTGGTTGTCGGACCTCCCGGAACGGGAAAAACCCTTCTGGCCAAGGCGATTGCCGGAGAGGCGGACGTTCCCTTCTATCATATCAGCGGCTCTGATTTTGTCGAAATGTTTGTCGGTGTGGGTGCTTCCCGTGTCCGGGACCTTTTTGAGCAGGGAAAAAAGAATGCCCCATGCATTATTTTCATCGATGAAATCGACGCGGTTGGCCGCCATCGTGGAGCTGGCCTCGGAGGCGGACACGATGAACGGGAGCAGACCCTCAATCAGTTGCTTGTGGAAATGGACGGCTTTGAAAGCAACGAGGGTGTTATCCTGATCGCGGCCACCAACCGGCCAGACGTCCTCGATCCTGCCCTTCTCCGTCCAGGCCGATTCGACAGGCAGATCGTGGTCGGAAAACCGGATCTGAAAGGACGACTCAAGATCCTCGAAGTTCACACCCGAAAGATCCCTCTGGATTCGTCCGTCAATCTCGAAACGATCGCCCGTGGAACGCCGGGATTTGCCGGAGCGGACTTGGCCAATCTTGTAAATGAAGCCGCACTTCTTGCCGCTCGTCGTAACAAAAAAACGGTTGAGATGGGAGATTTCGAAGACGCCAAAGACAAGGTCCTGATGGGAGTCGAAAGGAAGTCCATCCTGATCACCGAGGAAGAAAAACGGGTGACGGCCTTTCATGAAGCAGGTCACACGCTTGTCGCGAAACTGATCCCGGGAACAGATCCTGTTCACAAGGTGACGATCATCCCTCGCGGCCGGGCCCTGGGTCTGACCCAGCAACTGCCAACAGACGACCGTTATACCTATCGGAAAGAGTTTCTTCTCGGAAATATTGCCATTCTCATGGGTGGAAGGGTTGCGGAAGAGCTTGTCACAAAGACTATGACCACCGGGGCTGGAAACGACATCGAACGCGCAACGGAGTTGGCGCGGAAGATGGTCTGCGAATGGGGGATGAGTGACAAGCTCGGTCCCATCACCTTTGGAAAGAAGGAAGAGGAAATCTTTCTTGGGCGTGAAATTTCTCAGCACCGGGATTACAGCGAATCCACCGCAGTGGCAATCGACAATGAAGTTTTCCGGATTGTCTCTGAAAACTACCAGCGGGCAAAGGAACTTCTTGGAACCCATATCAAGGCTCTGACAGCGATTGCGGAAGCCCTGCTCGAACATGAAACCCTGGACGGCCCCCAAATCGATGATTTGATACGAGCCGCCAATGCCTCGGCCTGACCTGGGGGAACTTCTTCGCTTAAACCGGTCCCGTTATACCGGACCGCTGATTATGGGGGTCATTAACGTGACCCCCGATTCTTTTTCCGGAGCACCAGACGATACCGATCCCAAGAAAGCCTGCGAAAAAGCCCTGAAGTTTCTTGAGGAAGGAGCGGATATTCTGGATATCGGTGCGGAATCCACCCGACCTGATTTCACTCCGACTCCGCCAGAAGAAGAACGGAGACGTCTTCTTCCTGTTCTCGAACGTCTTGCAACTCTTTCAACCATCCTTTCGATCGATACAAGGTCTCCCGAACTCTTCCGTGAGGCAATCCCTTACGGCGCTTCACTCATCAATGATGTCGGCATGCTCCGTCACCCGGGTTTTGTCACACTTTTGAAGGAGCATCCGTCTCTTATGGCCATCCTCATGCACTCTCCGGCAGGGCCGTCCCTCCATACTCCGGTCATCGCTGAACCGGACCAGTCCATCGCGGATGTCGTCCGCTCCGACTTCCATGCGCGGATTTCAGATCTCGCTCGCCAGGGGATAGAGGAAAATCGCCTTATACTCGATCCCGGACTGGGTTTCGGCAAAAATACCCGCATGAATCTGGAACTTTTGCGCTCCATCAAGCGATGGGGGAATGATTTTCCAGTGCTTGTCGGCGCCTCCCGGAAACGCTTCATCGGAGAAATTGCCGGTTCGAAAACTCCCCTCGACCGGGAAGCAGGAACATTGGCGGTCCAGAACTGGTGCCATCTTTTCCGGGTCTCGATCATCCGGACACACGACGTCTCCCAGGCTCGACAGGCCCGGGACGTTTTTCAGGCCCTTCTCTCGGACAACTGAGATGACAGACGGAATCTCCTTTTCCTGGCATAGTGTCCTCGATATCCTGTTCGTCTGGTTCATCTTCTATCAGCTCCTGATTCTGATACGCGGAACCCGCGCCTTCCAGATGGTCTTGGGGATTCTTGTCTTCCTTTCCCTGTATGCCCTTTCCAGCACACTCAAACTCTATACCCTGAACTGGCTCATCACGAGCTTCTGGTCCCAGCTGGTTCTCGCCCTTTTGATCCTGTTCCAGCCGGAGATCCGTAAAGCGCTTGCCCGTGTCGGAAAATCTCCCCTTCTGTTCGGGCTTACCCCGGTCGAGCTCCCTCTGGATATTGATGAGATCCTGAAAGCGGCGCAAACATTTTCCAAACGGGGAATCGGTGCGATACTGGTTCTGGAGCGAGGCACAGATCTGACCGAAATCACAGAGATCGGCGTCCTGATCGACGCACATATCACCCAAGAATTGCTCAGCAGTATTTTCCTGCCCTACTCCCCCCTCCATGACGGAGCCGTCATTATCCGGCAAAACCGGATTGCCGCGGCAGGATGTTTCCTTCCTATTTCCCTGTCGACGGATCTTTCAAGGACACTTGGCACCCGTCATCGTGCCGCCATCGGTATCACCGAAGAAACGGACGCGGTTGCCCTCGTGGTCTCCGAAGAAACCGGACAGACGTCCCTTGTCATTGCCGGAAGGATTCATCCGGTCTCCGACATGACAGAATTGAGAAACCATCTCATTCGACTTTTCCGTCGGGAAAACAGGTCCCGCATCCTGATCCGGGCGACCCTCCTCAAAAAGCACATGGAAGGGGGCCGTTTTTCACGTCTATTCAAAAGAACGTCCAAACACACCCCTCCCAATCCTGCGTCCCGGGAAGAACAGCCATGAGAGTGCGGGAAAGAATCCGAAGGTCATTCACCCGGCATCTTTTTCTCAAGATTTTTGCCCTTTTTCTGGCGGTCCTTCTCTGGTTCCAGGTCAGCCGGAAAGGGCAGGAATATCTCTCTTTCCAGGTCCCCGTCACGGTATCCCACCTTCCACCTCAACTGGAGCTGACCAAAACCTCTCCACAACAAGTGACAATTACACTGTCCGGTCCTCCGGGACTGTCCAGGGAGGTTCCTCCCGGCAGCCTGAATATCCTGCTTGATGGAAGTCTCATGCACGAAGGATCCAGTGTCGTCCATCTTCTTCCATCGATGGTTTCTGGTCCCCCGGGAGTCCACGTGGACACCATTTCACCCCGCACGGTGCGACTGGCTCTGGAGGCGACGATTCAGAAACGGGTTCCGCTCTACCCGCAATATGTGGGGTCGATCCGGGGACCATTCCCGTCCTTTCGTGTCACACTTTCACCGGACTCCGCTCTGGTCGAGGGGGGCTCCCACGCCCTCTCCCGGCTGAAAGGCCTCCGGATAGCCCCCATTGACCTTTCCCTCCTGACAAACGATAAAAAGCAGGTCCTTTCGGTTCCCTTGACCCTTCCGGTCAATGCCCAATTCCGGATTGTGAATCCCCGCATTGTCACGGTGACAATCACGCGGATCTCCGAGGAAAAAAAACACAAGGCAAAAGGAAAGCGGCAATTTTAAGGAATTTCCTCACCGGGACGTCTTGAAAAAATGGTTCGCCTGTGGTAGTTTCTCTTCCGTTTTCTGGATTTCCATCACCCGCATCTTCATCTCTTCTCCCATTCCCCGGTAGCTCAGTCGGCAGAGCAGGTGGCTGTTAACCACCGTGTCGGGGGTTCGAATCCCTCCCGGGGAGCCATTTTCATGCTACCTCCTGAAAATCAGAACAGGACCTTCCCGGATGGACTCACGTGGCATCTGTTCTGACAACCCCTCTCC
The sequence above is drawn from the Leptospirillum ferriphilum ML-04 genome and encodes:
- a CDS encoding YbbR-like domain-containing protein, which produces MRVRERIRRSFTRHLFLKIFALFLAVLLWFQVSRKGQEYLSFQVPVTVSHLPPQLELTKTSPQQVTITLSGPPGLSREVPPGSLNILLDGSLMHEGSSVVHLLPSMVSGPPGVHVDTISPRTVRLALEATIQKRVPLYPQYVGSIRGPFPSFRVTLSPDSALVEGGSHALSRLKGLRIAPIDLSLLTNDKKQVLSVPLTLPVNAQFRIVNPRIVTVTITRISEEKKHKAKGKRQF
- the ftsH gene encoding ATP-dependent zinc metalloprotease FtsH, producing the protein MKPFYKNLALWLVIGLVIFLVFDLFQVRQPGMKNLVFSDFISKLDQNQISEVTIKNNYISGVMKDGSHFKTYAANDPNLVQELQKKNVRIVAIPPEDNPWYLNLLISWGPIIVLVLLWVFFMRQMQSGGNKAMSFGKSRAKLITEDKRKITFADVAGVEEAKEEVAEIVEFLKDPTKFQRLGGRIPKGVLVVGPPGTGKTLLAKAIAGEADVPFYHISGSDFVEMFVGVGASRVRDLFEQGKKNAPCIIFIDEIDAVGRHRGAGLGGGHDEREQTLNQLLVEMDGFESNEGVILIAATNRPDVLDPALLRPGRFDRQIVVGKPDLKGRLKILEVHTRKIPLDSSVNLETIARGTPGFAGADLANLVNEAALLAARRNKKTVEMGDFEDAKDKVLMGVERKSILITEEEKRVTAFHEAGHTLVAKLIPGTDPVHKVTIIPRGRALGLTQQLPTDDRYTYRKEFLLGNIAILMGGRVAEELVTKTMTTGAGNDIERATELARKMVCEWGMSDKLGPITFGKKEEEIFLGREISQHRDYSESTAVAIDNEVFRIVSENYQRAKELLGTHIKALTAIAEALLEHETLDGPQIDDLIRAANASA
- the folP gene encoding dihydropteroate synthase, with the translated sequence MPRPDLGELLRLNRSRYTGPLIMGVINVTPDSFSGAPDDTDPKKACEKALKFLEEGADILDIGAESTRPDFTPTPPEEERRRLLPVLERLATLSTILSIDTRSPELFREAIPYGASLINDVGMLRHPGFVTLLKEHPSLMAILMHSPAGPSLHTPVIAEPDQSIADVVRSDFHARISDLARQGIEENRLILDPGLGFGKNTRMNLELLRSIKRWGNDFPVLVGASRKRFIGEIAGSKTPLDREAGTLAVQNWCHLFRVSIIRTHDVSQARQARDVFQALLSDN
- the cdaA gene encoding diadenylate cyclase CdaA; the protein is MTDGISFSWHSVLDILFVWFIFYQLLILIRGTRAFQMVLGILVFLSLYALSSTLKLYTLNWLITSFWSQLVLALLILFQPEIRKALARVGKSPLLFGLTPVELPLDIDEILKAAQTFSKRGIGAILVLERGTDLTEITEIGVLIDAHITQELLSSIFLPYSPLHDGAVIIRQNRIAAAGCFLPISLSTDLSRTLGTRHRAAIGITEETDAVALVVSEETGQTSLVIAGRIHPVSDMTELRNHLIRLFRRENRSRILIRATLLKKHMEGGRFSRLFKRTSKHTPPNPASREEQP